From the genome of Streptacidiphilus sp. PB12-B1b:
GGGCAGGTCGTCGCGGTCGGGGTAGACCAGGGTCACCTCGAGCAGTTCACCGGCCTTGAGCTCACCCCAGACCTGGATCCCCCTGGGCAGGTCCACCGGCAGGAACGCGGGCAGCGGCACCGAGCCGGGCGGATCCAGCGTGCCCAGGTAGGCGTTGAGGCGCAGGATCTCGTCGCGGTTCCAGTGCTGGTCGGCGTAGGAGGCGTGGATGCCCGACATGACCAGGTCGAACTCGCGCTGCACGGTTTCGCTACTGGCCGGCAGGTCCGACCCGCGTAGCTCCACGGCGCCCCGCACCGCCATCAGCTTGCGCCGGTTGGGGTTGTCGGCCGGATGGGTGGCGAACAGCCACGCCGCGGACTGCACTGCGCCGACGCCGGTGGTTCCGGTGACGACCAGGAACCAGTCGGTGAAGTCCAGGTGCACGTCGACCGAGTACAGCCGGGCCAGCAGGACCTCGGGGATTCCCTCGGCGAGGCCGGACAGTCCGAGGAAGGAGGCCAGGTCCGCGGCGGAGACGCCGTCCTCGTCGCTCCAGGACGCGGTCAGGGCGAACGGCCACTGGCCGGGCGGAAGGCTGGGCTTGGGGACGGAGAAGTCCACCGTCAGAGCGGGCAGCGGCGGGAAGTCCAGGGTAAACGACAGGTTCGGCAGCCGCGGGTGGACGGTGAAGTCGCTGAGGTCGACGTCGAAGCCCAGGTGGGGCAGGCCGATCTGGAAGCCGCCGCCGAGGTCGAGTGAGGCGTCGAACTCCAGGCGCAGCACCCAGTCGGCGGAGGGCGCCGGCCAGTCGGTCTCGCCGGCGGTGGGCCAGGTCAGGGCGAATCCGCTGAGTACCAGCGGCCGCAGGTCCACCGGCGGGATTTCCAGCCAGCTCAGGTCCGGTGGCGTCCCGGTCGGCGGCCACGGGATACTCCAGCCCCGGTCGAGCTGCGGGAACTTCCAGTCGAGGTCCAGCGAGAACCCCGGCAGGGCCCAGTCGCTGCTGCCCTGGCCGCTGCTGCCGCCGCCGGAGCCGCTCAGCCAGGTCGGCCACCAGGATCCCGGGTCCAACGACCCGATCCAGGAGTTCAGGCCTTCGACCGCGGGCCAGGGGATCCGGACGCCGTCCAGGAACGCCAGGCTGATGCCCTCCAGGGCGAAGTCCGGCAGGTCGGGCAGCAGGTCTCCGATGAACGGCAGGTCCGGCAGCAGGGCTTTCAGGCCGCTGATGCCGAGCAGCGCGATCCTGCCCCAGTCCGGGCCGGACGCCAGCGCCCCCAGCACGATCCGCAGCCAGTCGGACACCGCGGTGAGTTCGAGGTCTCCGCGCCGCAGGTCGAACCGCAGCCCGAGCCTGGGAAGCGTGGGGTAGAAGACGTCCGGCAGGCTCGGCAGGCCGATGTCCAGCCAGGCCAGCAGGTCCGGCAGCCGCACGCCGGCACCGTCGAACCAGCCGGTCAGCACGCCCGGGCCGGGCAGTCCCGGGAACCCGGGCAGGTCCACCGGAACATCGGGGACTGTGAAGGTGATCGGGAGCCCGCCGATGTCCAGGGACAGGCTCGGCAGCCGCAGCACCGAGCCCCACTCCCCCAGGTGCGGCAGACAGAAGTCGAAGCCCGCACCGGGAAGGTCCAGGCGCAGCCAGCCGAGGTCCAGGGACAGGTCGAAGGACACCCGCAGCGCCCAGTCGCCCCCACCGCCGCCACCGCCGCCACCGGTGCTGGTCCATGACAGTCCCAGCTTCGGCCAGTGCAGTTCGCCGAAGGCCAGGGGCAGCGTGAGGCCGGGGAAGGACGGAGCCCAGGAGAACTCGTCGGGCGGGCCCGGCTGCGTCACCCACACCCCCTGCTGCTCCAGCAGGGCCCAGGCCACGCCCAGCCACAGACCCGGTGTCAGCGCGCGGTCAGGCAGCTGCGGCCACCACTGCCCGGCCTCCGGCGCCGCGTCGGCCACGGCCGCGTTCAGCGCCCGGGCCTCCGCCTCGCCTACCCCGGCGGTGCCAACCGACAGCACTTCGACTCCGCGCACCCCGGCGTCACCGGCCGCCGACAGCACCTCCCCGATGTGGGGCAGGTCCGACAGCAGGCCGTGTGCGCCGGTCAGGCCGGCCAGCGCGACCAGGCCGCGGCCAGCGGACGCGGGGGCCAGCACCAGCCGGAGCCGGCCGGTCTGCGCCAGCAGCACCACCGAGCCGGTGCCGAAGTCGTAGTGCACTACCAGCTCGGTCAGTTCCCCGAGGAACGCCTGCGGCAGCCCCGACAGGTCCGCCCCCAGCCGCCCGCCCAGGTCCACGACGCCCACGTCCATCGGGATCCGGGCGGCGAGCCCGGCCACGCTCCGGCCGTCGGCACTGGCCCGGAACCTCAGCTCCAGGGCGACCGGGCCCGCCGGCGTCTCCACCGTCCCGCTGATCGTCAACCGAGAGCTGTCCGGCGTGCATCCGGCCAGGACGAGCTCACCCGCCGGCAGGCCCAGGACCGTGCAAAGCTCGGAGACATCCCAGTCCTCGGTGGTCAGCACGAACTGACCGTCCTGCTCCGGAAACCGGGCGAGTAACTGTTCGACGGACAAGGGCATGGCAGGTCGTCCTTCCTGGACTCCAGCGGAACACCGGGACACCTGGTCTCCCCCGCCGCAGGACACTTTGGGGATTGCAGGCCGCATATGCCATACAGCACAGTCCCCAGCCAAGCACGGGCCCAACCCTGACGCCCGGCAGCCACGCTGCAAGCGTTGAACGCACACCTGCACCCCGGCGCACGGCAAACCCGCCCGGCGCGTGTGCCCCGCGTGTGCGCTCCACGCGCAGAGCGCAGGCCGAGTGCGTACCGGTCAGTCCCCCGTGGTCCGGGCGCTGACCTGTGGCGGCTGCTACGGTGCCCGCACCCGGCTCGTCGTGCCGAGCCCACGCCGACGCGTCGGCACCCGCCGGCACCCCGGCCGGGCCGGGCGGGCGCGCACCCGCCGAACTGCTTCGGCCCTGAACGCACGCGAACGGCCGCCGTTCCACCGCATCCGAAGGACGTGCACGGATCCATCCCGGTCCCTTCAGGACGTGTAGCGAAGACCGCACATGGCAAAAGGCGTGCAACAAAATTCGCGCGCCCCACTGCCACTCCATGCGCCCCCACGAAAACAGCTGCACGCCCCCGCCCGGCTCGGCCCTGCCCTTGCCGATTACCTCATCCATGCAGGTGGGATGGCCCTTCGATGTCGAGTGCAGGGGTGCTCAAGTAGGCGCCGTCGCACGGTGGCGGCAAGGGCGGCATGATGATCGGTCGTGCTGCTGAAACTGGCGTACCAGGGCATGACGAACACGTTCGCGCTGCTGCGGCTGCTGCCGATGAGCGACCGCGAGAAGGACATCGAGATCCTGGCCCTGCGCCATCAGATCACCGTCCTGGAAAGGCAGCTGAACGGACAACAGGTCCGGTTCCACGCCATCGACCGGGCCTTGCTCGCATCGCTGCTCCAGGGCCTTCCACGGGAAGCACTACGCCGGATGCGGCTGCTGGTGCGACCCGATACCGTACTGCGCTGGCACCGCGACCTGGTCGCCCGCCGACACGCCGCGCGGTCCAGGCCCAAGCGCGGAGGCCGGCCCCGCACCGTGCACTCGATCCGCGCCCTCATCCTGCGCCTAGGAGCGTGGGTCGCTAACTGGAAGTGCGTGGGTGCGGATCTGGTGCCGTTTCGTGCTGCGGATCCGTAGTGCTGCAGCGCAGGCGGCAACGATGATCATGGCGATGCCTGTGCCGGTCAGCACTTGGCGGGCGCCCAGGGCGGTGGTGAGGGGTCCGCCCAGTGCCGCGCCGACGGGTGACGCTGTCAGTAGGACGGACGCGCGCACGGCAAGGACGGTGGTGAGGAGGGCTGCCGGGGTGCGGTCCTGGAACAGATTGAAGGTCAGAGCGCTGTAGGGGCCGTAGATCACACCGGCCAGGGCGAAACCCCCGAGGGAGAACACTGCTGGTGCGTGGAGCGCGAAGGGCAGCAAGGCCAGGCCGTGACCGGCGATGATGCACAGCAGGACCGACCATAGCGGCAGGTTTCGCAGGGTGCCGACGGCCAGGGCGCCGGTGACCGCTCCGATGCCGAATGCGGCCCAGTACAGGCCGAGGGCCCCCGCGCCGGCGTGGAGGTCTTGGGCGACGAACAGGGGCAGGGCAACTTCGACGGGGCCGTAGAACAGGTTGAACAGCCAGGTCACCGCGAGTAGGCCGAGCAGTTCGGGCCGGGCGCGTAGGAGGCGCAGGCCTTCGCCCGGTCGGGTGTCGGGGGCCGGCCCGGCGGGCACCGGAGTATCCGGCTCGCCCAGGCGCACGTTCTGGAGGGCCAGCGCGGCGAAGGACAGGGCGTCCAGGCCGATGATCCAGGCCGGGGAGATTGCCGCCGCGAGGACTCCGGCGAGCGCTGGGCCGACGATCGTGGACACCCAGGCGCTGGTGCTGAGCAGCGCGTTGGCCGCCAGGTGCTGCTCGGTGGGGAGGGCCTGGGCGGCCAGGGCGTACTTGGCGCTGCCGCCCCAGGCGTACAGGAGGGATGAGCCAGCGAGCAGCGTGAGGTAGAGGGCGGGGTGGAGTACGCCGAGCGCCCACGCGAGGGGGACGCAGCCGAGGAAGAGAGCGCGCGTCCAGGCGTTCGCCCGGATCAGCCGCTGCGCGGGAAGGGGGCGCAGCCATCGGCCCAGCAGCAGTGCGCCGACGGTGCCCGGCAGGATGTAGGCGGCGACTGCAGCTCCGATCAGCGGGCCGTGCGCGCCGGGCGGGGAGATCTGTACCGCCAGCCATGCCACCGCGACCATGCTCATCCCGTCGCCGAGGTCGGATATCGCCAGTGCGGGTAGCAGGCGCCGGAACGGGCGGTGGGCGAAGAGCGGTCGGTACCCTTGGGGCAGCCGACGGGGCGGGCGTGTTGAGATCATGTGGCCAGGCAAGCGGTTCAAGCGCGCTTGAAGTCAAACGACGGGTGGTGCGGTGCGATACGTGGGCATCGGGGAGCTGGCGCGCCAGTCGGGCATGCGGGCCTCGGCCCTGCGCTACTACGAGAGCCTGGGGCTCCTGCCCGCTGCGCGCCGTGAAGGCGGACGCAGACTGTGGCCTGCCGCCACCCTGCGGCGGATCGCGCTGATCCGGATGTCGCAGCGCGCGGGGTTCACCCTGGCTGAGATCCGCCGACTGCTGGACAGTGACACCAGCCAGGGCGCCACCCGCCAGTGGCGGGCTCTGGCCGAGCGCAAGCTCCCCGAACTCGACCGCGTCGTCCAGCAGACTCAGCAGCTGCGCGAAGCGGTCGCGGCCTGCCTTGCCTGCGGCTGCATGAACTTCGCCGACTGCGAACTCCTGGCCGGCGCCCCCGTCACGGATACCTGATCGGCTCCTCCCAGTACCGAGGAGCAGACCGCCCGTTTCCTGCGCTTCACCCACGTCACAGACCCTGTGCCGCTCGAAAAGTCATCGCTGCATCTGGACACCGCTGCCCGTGGCCGTCGGTGGTGACTGGGATCCTGACGTGGTGATCGTTTCGCTGCTGTACCGTGCCGCCCGCACCCTGCTGTCCATACCGGCGGTCCTACTGCGCCGGGACACCGCCAAGGACGCCGAACTGCTCGTGCTGCGACACGAGAACACCGTGCTGCGCCGCCAACTCAAGACACCGGTCCGCTACGAACCCGCGGACCGGTTCTGGTTCTCCGCCCTATCGTCGCTCATCCCCCGCCACCGTTGGGCGAACATCTTCCCCGTCACCCCCGGCACCCTCCTGGCCCGGCACCGTAGACTGATCGCGAAAAAGTGGGACTACTCCACCCGCCGCCGTCCCACCGGTCGCCCACCGACGGCCGCCGCGCTCAAACGCCTGGTGCTGCGCCTGGCGAACGAGAACCCGCAATGGGGCCACCGCCGCATCCAGGGCGAACTCGCCCGCCTGGGGCATCCGATCGCACCGTCCACGGTCTGGGAGATCCTCACCGCCGCCGGCCTCGACCCCGCCCCGCGCCGCACCGGACCCAGCTGGCGAGAGTTCCTCACCGCCCAAGCCGAGGGCACCATCGCCGCCGACTTCTTCCACATCGACACCGTCCTCAGCACCCGCCTGTACGCCATGGCGTTCCTCGAACACGGCACCCGCAGACTGCACATCACCGGCATCACCGCCCACCCCACCGGAGATTGGGCCACCCAGCAGGCACGCAACCTCACCGCAGACCTCGGGAGCCGCATGGACTCCCTACGGTTCGTCCTACGCGACCGCGACACCAAGTACACCGAGTCCTTCGACGCCGTCTTCCACGCCGAGGACGTGGACATCCTCCTCAGCGCCCCACGCGCACCCCGCATGAACGCCCACTGCGAACGGGTCATCAGAACCATCCGACGCGAAGCCCTCGACCACATCCCGATCGTCAACCAAGCCCACGCCCGCCGAGTCCTCGCCGCATACCAAGACCACTACAACCGGCACCGGCCACACCAAGCCCGAGCACAGCGCCCGCCCGACACCGCCGCACACCCCACCACCATCGACGGCCTCAACGGCCGCAGACTCCTACGCACCCGCCGCCTCAGCGGCACCATCAACGAGTACCGATACGTGGCATGACCTGCAGCGATGACTTTTCGAGCGGTACAAGTCCCCGATATTGTCCGCGTAGGCCGTCGCACCCTTGGACTTGGTGTTGTACTCCCAACTGGAGCCGTACGTGCCGTCGCCGTAGACCTCATTGCCGAGCTCCCAATACCGGACGCCGTATCCCTTGGTGACGTTCGCGTAGGTGACCCATGCGGCGGCCTGCGCTGCGGTGCCGGAGCCGTAGTTCACGGTGATGATCGGGCTCGCTCCGACCTTGTGCGCGATGCCCATGAAGTCGTCGAAGTCGTCGCTCGGATTCGCGTAGCTCTGGCCGGGGACCACGGTGTTCGTCTGCCAGTTGTAGACGTCCGACACAGATCCGCCCGGGTAGCGGAGCGCGTCTGCTCCGGCGCTCTGAAGCGCCGAGGCGGCCGCGCTGTCGTTCAGGTGGCCGTCGAAGACCGCCGTGTTGACGCCGTTCGCGGTACTCGGAACCGTGCCGAGGCTGCTGCCGGCGTTGACTTCGAGCGCGATGGTGTTGCTCGCCTTCGCGCCTTGGGCGAGGAGGAATCCGCCTGCGGCCAACGCCAGGACGGCGGGTCCGGTGGTGGCGACGACAAAGCGGCGCCGGGATCTGCGGTGCATGGGAGCTGAGCCTTCCGTCCGAAATGGGGCCCATGGGGCCGCGCAGCGCGACAGGAAGGGACACGGGAGTGGTCGCGCTGCGCATTCTCACTGTCGGTCGGGGCGGCGAAAAGGTTGCCGGTTGCTTCCCGGTCGTTCAGTAGGCGCCGTCGACCGAGTGCGCGCTGCTGGACGTCGCGGTACGGGCGGAGACGTAATATGTGTCGTCCGCCGCGTTCCAGCTGGTGCTCGCGTGGTTGAACTGAACGGCGAACACCACGGTGCCCGGGGAGACCTCATCCCCGGGGGTGAGCTGGAACTCGTAGGTGATCGAGCCGTCCGAGCCCCTGCTCGTGGTCTCGGTGAATTGGCCGGTCGCGCCCGAATCCCACGCACCCGTTCCGGCCAGACCGGTGCAGTCCGAGACCTTCACTGTGACGTCCAGCGCGGTGAGCGGCTGCCTGACGGCCACGTTCAGATCCAGTTGCGCCCAGCCGGAATTGCTGCCGGCGTCGATCGAGGCGGCGGCGCCGACGAGGGCGGAGGACGCGGTATCCGTCGCCTGCGCGGACGGTGTGAGGGAGGCACTGGCGCCGGTCGAGGTGGCGGGGTGGGTGGAGCCGCCGACGGCTGCGGGCGGCGGGCTCTGGGCGCCGGTGGCTGTGGGCGAGGCGCTTGGCGTGCCGGTGCCGGTGCCGGTGCCGGACGGCCGTACCGCGGAGCCGCCGGGGGACGAGCTCGGCGCGGTGGCTGTCACCGACTGGTGGTTGTCGTGGTGGTAGGTGACGGCGATCGTGGCGGTTGCGCCTACGGCGACTGCGGCGGCGGTGCCGATCGTTGCCATGGCCACGCCCGCCGGGAGTCCTGCCAGGCCGAGGCGTCCTCGGACGCAGTGGTCGGGGCGGTGAGCTTCTTCTTGCTCGCTCTGTGATTCCTTGCTTTCGGTGACGCCGTCGCTGGGGGTGTCAGAGTGTCGGATAGCTCGGGAAGCTGCAGCTCGGGTACGAGCCGGCACCGGAGGTCAGGTTGTTGATGCCCACACCGCTGCCCGAGGCGGAGAGGTTCGAGTCGTACTGCGTGACGTCGGCGTACTCGCTGGTCGACGAGGCTGCGTCCAGTTTCACGTAGGACAGGTAGAGGCCGAGCGGGTCGCTCGAGCTGTAGCCGGTCAGGTCGCTCTTGGCGCCGGAGAGCGAGTTCTGCGCCACGACGCCCTCGAGCGTGATCGACGTGAAGTCCGGGATGTGCGACCCCGAGGCAGAAGCGTAGCGGGTGTCGAAGACCAGCGGTGCCTTCATGTGCTGCAGGCAGTCGTCGAGGTACTCAACGTCGCGTACGGGGCCGCCGGCAGCCGAGTCGGACTTGATGCGCAGGCCGTTGTCCGAGCCGGAGACGTTGCCGTAGCTGTCCTGTCCGTCCACGGTGTCGTTCGCGACCAGCACGTTGGACACGCCGTAGGTGGTTTCGCTGCCGATGGAGATGCCGTGGGTGCCGTAGAAGTGCGAGTCGGCGACGGTGACGTTGGCGGTGGCGGAGTCGTTCGTCTTGATCGCGATGCCGTCGTCGCCGTCCTCGATGTAGGAGTCGTAGACGGTCGCGTCGGTGGCCGAGTCGATGTCGATGCCGTCGGTGTTGCGAGCGGTGGCAGGGGTTTTGATGTCCACGC
Proteins encoded in this window:
- a CDS encoding DUF6603 domain-containing protein, whose protein sequence is MPLSVEQLLARFPEQDGQFVLTTEDWDVSELCTVLGLPAGELVLAGCTPDSSRLTISGTVETPAGPVALELRFRASADGRSVAGLAARIPMDVGVVDLGGRLGADLSGLPQAFLGELTELVVHYDFGTGSVVLLAQTGRLRLVLAPASAGRGLVALAGLTGAHGLLSDLPHIGEVLSAAGDAGVRGVEVLSVGTAGVGEAEARALNAAVADAAPEAGQWWPQLPDRALTPGLWLGVAWALLEQQGVWVTQPGPPDEFSWAPSFPGLTLPLAFGELHWPKLGLSWTSTGGGGGGGGGDWALRVSFDLSLDLGWLRLDLPGAGFDFCLPHLGEWGSVLRLPSLSLDIGGLPITFTVPDVPVDLPGFPGLPGPGVLTGWFDGAGVRLPDLLAWLDIGLPSLPDVFYPTLPRLGLRFDLRRGDLELTAVSDWLRIVLGALASGPDWGRIALLGISGLKALLPDLPFIGDLLPDLPDFALEGISLAFLDGVRIPWPAVEGLNSWIGSLDPGSWWPTWLSGSGGGSSGQGSSDWALPGFSLDLDWKFPQLDRGWSIPWPPTGTPPDLSWLEIPPVDLRPLVLSGFALTWPTAGETDWPAPSADWVLRLEFDASLDLGGGFQIGLPHLGFDVDLSDFTVHPRLPNLSFTLDFPPLPALTVDFSVPKPSLPPGQWPFALTASWSDEDGVSAADLASFLGLSGLAEGIPEVLLARLYSVDVHLDFTDWFLVVTGTTGVGAVQSAAWLFATHPADNPNRRKLMAVRGAVELRGSDLPASSETVQREFDLVMSGIHASYADQHWNRDEILRLNAYLGTLDPPGSVPLPAFLPVDLPRGIQVWGELKAGELLEVTLVYPDRDDLPGVLGVPGVLGGPPGASSETSLLGLALGAVRFEHARLGLGYGTVYLAVDASLALGPLTLQLLGLGFGIDKDFDARPILEGAALGWQRKAPPPAITIAGALSNLDLGPAYGLSLAGLGRIEIEKLWAFQVAGSWAANRAGWTSLFAYAELTSLKQGMFQGLFSIGPVLFTGVALGFGINSTVRIPTAADIGRFPLVKRLELNPGGGSGKEPLTPGEALNELSGPGGWVTPAQGQYWGAGGAQFTVYQFINARALVLIEAGGAGWKAMLAGSTTLDLPPTALEPLGRVTVDFVFAYDSALGRLSMDSVIAKGSYLLDKALALTGGVSLYVWGKAQPGIPKGFALTAGGYHPQFRAPVHYPNPARLGLLWERGPIVIKGQVYAALTDGAFMIGAGMAAVYEAKHSGISVRAWFSSHFDALVQWKPFYADISWGMSIGVSASVKVAFVRVKVSIEVGVDLQLWLPPMGGRARIKVWFVSFTLGFGADRKGAPPVPWEDFRIQLPPTRTAPDRIALPDATTGSSDARNAEPAGAPHLVPIDGCAITVSSGLPASKITVNGKVIAGSDRAAVSIRPMRLTGVTSVQRVSISYRGRPYDWQAADWTVTEVSEGMPRALWGAPLARPEQALTDAGLVPDCLTGVLIEIPEPDRGGFVGPVTSAALDVEGLPDGSMPLRDETTAGTSPVPDEDSVEVITSTLAATASTRTSVHQALRALGCAPHSDGPLDRYAVLAGTTLTDPPMLATTAAR
- a CDS encoding MFS transporter, encoding MISTRPPRRLPQGYRPLFAHRPFRRLLPALAISDLGDGMSMVAVAWLAVQISPPGAHGPLIGAAVAAYILPGTVGALLLGRWLRPLPAQRLIRANAWTRALFLGCVPLAWALGVLHPALYLTLLAGSSLLYAWGGSAKYALAAQALPTEQHLAANALLSTSAWVSTIVGPALAGVLAAAISPAWIIGLDALSFAALALQNVRLGEPDTPVPAGPAPDTRPGEGLRLLRARPELLGLLAVTWLFNLFYGPVEVALPLFVAQDLHAGAGALGLYWAAFGIGAVTGALAVGTLRNLPLWSVLLCIIAGHGLALLPFALHAPAVFSLGGFALAGVIYGPYSALTFNLFQDRTPAALLTTVLAVRASVLLTASPVGAALGGPLTTALGARQVLTGTGIAMIIVAACAAALRIRSTKRHQIRTHALPVSDPRS
- a CDS encoding MerR family transcriptional regulator, with product MGIGELARQSGMRASALRYYESLGLLPAARREGGRRLWPAATLRRIALIRMSQRAGFTLAEIRRLLDSDTSQGATRQWRALAERKLPELDRVVQQTQQLREAVAACLACGCMNFADCELLAGAPVTDT
- a CDS encoding integrase core domain-containing protein, yielding MIVSLLYRAARTLLSIPAVLLRRDTAKDAELLVLRHENTVLRRQLKTPVRYEPADRFWFSALSSLIPRHRWANIFPVTPGTLLARHRRLIAKKWDYSTRRRPTGRPPTAAALKRLVLRLANENPQWGHRRIQGELARLGHPIAPSTVWEILTAAGLDPAPRRTGPSWREFLTAQAEGTIAADFFHIDTVLSTRLYAMAFLEHGTRRLHITGITAHPTGDWATQQARNLTADLGSRMDSLRFVLRDRDTKYTESFDAVFHAEDVDILLSAPRAPRMNAHCERVIRTIRREALDHIPIVNQAHARRVLAAYQDHYNRHRPHQARAQRPPDTAAHPTTIDGLNGRRLLRTRRLSGTINEYRYVA
- a CDS encoding glycoside hydrolase family 28 protein, with amino-acid sequence MSLTAKLSANARTFTAKAEETSPDTGRLQAALDACAGTGRAVLLVAGRHADFLSGPLTVHADETLVIGEGVTLYASRRASAYQNPSTSVSCGSLSAHEGGCKAFITVSGAHAGVMGERGSAGQGSIDGRGDLAMLGTPTSWWKLASQAQTAGDDQNAPRLIEADKADDFTAYDVNLLNAAMFHLYYQSGTGLTVWGVDIKTPATARNTDGIDIDSATDATVYDSYIEDGDDGIAIKTNDSATANVTVADSHFYGTHGISIGSETTYGVSNVLVANDTVDGQDSYGNVSGSDNGLRIKSDSAAGGPVRDVEYLDDCLQHMKAPLVFDTRYASASGSHIPDFTSITLEGVVAQNSLSGAKSDLTGYSSSDPLGLYLSYVKLDAASSTSEYADVTQYDSNLSASGSGVGINNLTSGAGSYPSCSFPSYPTL